DNA sequence from the Tissierella sp. MB52-C2 genome:
TCAAACAAATTTATTAGCTTTAAATGCAGCTATAGAAGCAGCAAGAGCAGGAGAAGCCGGTAAAGGGTTTGCAGTAGTTGCAGATGAGATAAGAAAACTAGCAGAGCAATCTGATGCATATGTAGCAGATATTCAAAAGGTAGTTGGAAATGTGGGGTCTGCATTTACACACTTATCTATCAATGCTCAAGATATATTAGATTTTGTAGGTGAAAATGTAAGAAAAGACTATGATTTATTAATAGATACAGGAATCAATTATGAAGAAGACGCAGTATTTGTAAATAACCTATCTCAAGAAACAGCAGCAATGGCCGAAGAGTTAAATGCATCAATTGAAGAGATATCATCAGTAATACAAAATGTAGCAAGTAGTATGAATAATGCTTCTGCTAATTCTGATGAAGTAATGATGGGAATGAAAGAAACAGTGACAGCATTAGAACAAATAGCCGCTGCATCAGGAGGCCAAGCAGCCACTGCTGAAAGATTAAATAATTTAATACAATTGTTTAAGATATAAATACAGAAGACCAGAAATTTCTGGTCTTTTATAATGTTTAAATAGCAATTTTCTCTTTATTTCCATTACCATATGTACTATATAGGGGTATACGTAATATAAAACATAAGGATGAATTTGTAAAGAGTAAATTTCAAATAATAACTTATAAATTACTTAAATAGACCAACATATTCCCCATACCCTTCCTTTTCTAAATCTTGTTTTTTAATAAATCTAAGGGAAGCACCATTTATACAATACCTAAGTCCGCCTTTATCTCTAGGACCGTCTGGAAATACATGGCCAAGATGAGAATCACCATATTTACTTCTTACTTCAGTTCGAATCATACCATGGGACAAATCTCTATTTTCAATTATATGTTCACTTTCTAAAGGTTTAGTAAAGCTAGGCCAGCCACATCCTGCATCAAATTTATCCTTTGAGCTAAATAAAGGCTCACCAGACACTATATCCACATATATACCTTCCTCATTATTATCATTATATTCATGGGTGAAGGGTCTTTCTGTTCCACTTTCTTGGGTTACTCGATATTCCATATCATTTAACTTTGACTTGATTTCTTCCTTACTTGGTTTAATATATTTGTCACTCATTATTATCACTCTCCTCAAGAATATATTACCCAAATGTTTTACATATAAGTATTAATAATAAAATAGGGAAAAGAACTTCTCTATTAGTTGTGAAAATATTTATAAAAAAATTAAAGAAGATTTGAAATTATACTTGACATTTATTTAAAAACAATTTAATATAATAACATAATAAATCAATAAAGCGATGAGAGGAAATAGTATGAATGAATCTTTTATTTTAGAGAGTACCCAGTTGGTGAAAAGGGACATAAAAAACATTCAGAACACATCCTTGAGTAGGACCTGAAAGGTTATCTAAGTAGGAGTCTTCGGTTTAATCACCCGTTAAAATGATTAGTATGTGTTGGCATACTTACTGAGGTTGATATCGCGAGATATCAATGAAACTAGGTGGAACCACGTGAGCGATAGCTTTCGTCCTTGATTGATTTTGAGGACGAAAGCTATTTTAATTATATACAAGGGGACAACCTGGCTCGATCAAGTCCAACAAGAATATTCATAAATTTAAATGGAGGGATAATATGAAAAAGTTAAAATTTTTAGTGATTTCAGTTGTAGCATTAAGTTTAATTCTTTCAGGTTGTGGGGCTAAGGATAAGGTGGTTGATGCATGGAGTAAGATAGAGGAAAGAGGAAGTATAATTGTTGGATTAGATGATACTTTTGTTCCTATGGGGTTCAGAGATAAAGCTGGAAATTTAACTGGATTTGATGTTGAGTTAGCTAAAGAAGCTGCTTCAAGAATGGGTCTTAAAATAGAATTTCAGCCAATAGATTGGAATTTAAAAGAGCAGGAGCTTGATTCAGGTAATATTGATCTAATATGGAATGGCTATTCTATTAGTGAAGAAAGATTGAAGAAAGTTAATTTTACTAAACCTTATTTAGATAATAGACAAGTAATTGTAGCACTAAATAGTTCTGATATTAATACAAAAGAAGATTTAAAAAATAGGATAGTAGCTACTCAAAATTCATCTAGCTCTTTGGAAGCCTTGGAAAAATCAGGTGCAATTGAAGACTTTAAAAATGCAGAGGCTATATTATTTGATACTTATAATGAAGCTTTTATGGATCTAGAAGCAGGAAGAGTCGAAGCAGTAGTAGCTGACCAAGTGTTAGCTAGATATTATATAGCTGAAAGAGGAGAAGAAAAATATAAGGTACTTGATGATGATTTTGGTGATGAGGAGTATGGCGTAGGTTTAAGACTTGGAGATAAGGTGTTATTAGAAA
Encoded proteins:
- a CDS encoding amino acid ABC transporter substrate-binding protein: MKKLKFLVISVVALSLILSGCGAKDKVVDAWSKIEERGSIIVGLDDTFVPMGFRDKAGNLTGFDVELAKEAASRMGLKIEFQPIDWNLKEQELDSGNIDLIWNGYSISEERLKKVNFTKPYLDNRQVIVALNSSDINTKEDLKNRIVATQNSSSSLEALEKSGAIEDFKNAEAILFDTYNEAFMDLEAGRVEAVVADQVLARYYIAERGEEKYKVLDDDFGDEEYGVGLRLGDKVLLERLNKALDEMKEDDTAKAISEKWFGENIIK